The Silene latifolia isolate original U9 population chromosome 4, ASM4854445v1, whole genome shotgun sequence region GATTTGTCCCTCTGATTTATGGTTATTCTTGCTTTACATGGGGTGCTCATAAGCTTGGGACTATTCATCCTTTCTACACTGGAAAAAGATTAGGCCATTGTTGTCGATCACTTCTACGTTTACTATAAGCGACTATCTTCATGATTCTAACTTCGAAGATACAAAGGAGTGCTAAGCCGTGTGAATGATCATTAGAAGAAAAGGAGAGCTTACAGGAATTCTTTCATAGGATCATCATGATGAACCTTCTTCATTCTATATGCTTCCATCTCTTCTGGCGTAACACTGTCATCATAATTAACATTGAACTTCCTCTTCCTTTCATCCGTCTCTTCTCTCTTCCTTTTATCCTCCTGACGATGTAGGCAAAAGAAAGAAATAGGTAAGAACCAAAACTAGCAAGTCTTCACGGAAACGTCTACATTTAATAGTGAAATGAGCAGTAGTCACCTTCTTCAGAGCTTCAGCAAGTTTCTTGTCGTTAAGAACCAAATCATCAGGTACATCAGTTCCCCAAGTGGCTAGCCGTCTCTCCTCAACAGCAGCTGGTCTATCTGTAGTCCATGGGAAAGCATATGTTTTAGTGAAACATTTTAACAAAAAAATGGTCGCCATAGAGACGGTTTCATACAATTCAGCTAACATCCCCGCCCGTGAATAAATACTCCATAACATTGGCCATTCTTGGACTGATTTTAGCATGAAACAGTTTCATATaaaaatttaattaaaacaaGGTTAACTGTACATAGTTTGCGAGACTGATCTTTTATAAGAAGCTTAAGAAAGGTCCGTCTCAAACTCTCAATTGAATGTCAAAGAATGGAAACCAAGCATTGCATCAGAGCACATTCAATCTAATTTACAAAGGCCATTCCTTTCAGAagtaaaataaaaatgcaaaggcCAGTGAAACGAACCTTCAGATGCTTCTTTACGTGCAATGTTCGCTTTCATCAGGTCTCCCGATGCTTCAGCAGCCTCAATGCCAGCAGCACCTGTGCAATAGCTGTTTCGAATTGTCTGCTTGCAGCATTTGTAGCCCCATTTGAGGTCTTTCCACCATGAACCCCAAGCACTTGTATGATTATTCGTATACACATCTTCTTCGTATTTACTCTTGGGAAGTGCAATTTCCTAACAATGGCACAGTTCACACACGCAATAAGCAACCAAACAATGTCTTAACCTCATTCTACTACATCCGTAAATACTTGTAAAAGGTGGATTTACAAGGTCTTAACCGCATGTTATTTATACACACACCCGCAAAAGGTAGTTACTACAAAGTTCATTTTATAGGGGTATCAAAGCAAATAGCATGCGATTTTACAATGATCTTAGATCAGACTTCAGAGTAAGCTAAGCAACAAATTAATTTCAATGCATTACCTGCCCCTTGATTATCCGTCCAGCACGATcatattcaacttgttcctcACTTTGACCATGTAAAAGTTCTCGTGGAATCTCCTCCTCAGTTGCAGCAGTACCATACTTCTCCTCGATAGTCTCCTTAACATGAGATTTCAACTGGTAATTAGCAACCTTAAAATTCTTAAAACACAACTCGGCTTGTGATGGAGCTGCTTGCATGTGAACATCTTGGCCCTTATCAAATGCCTCCCAAGCATGTAAATTTAGCTGCTTGAACTCCATGGACTGACCAGTCAGCCTGTTTTGATTATCACCCTAAACAGGAAAGCATGTCGTCAACAAACCAATGAAAAGTGAAATCAATTGTGAAGGAAGACAAATCAACCAAGATAACTTACTGCATAAAACTTCTCACTGGAATCAACATCTGGAAGGGGATCTTCACGCATGGATCGAGTTTTAGGATCGTAGTAGGCGGAATTAACATCAAGATTCAAGAGATACTTGGCTGTATCCTCCCGAATACGCAAGTTTCTAAAATATTGAAGAGACGCCAAAGTTAGAAACAAGAAGTACATTGAGTTGAAATTGAAATACGCGTCTACTACTATAGTGTATAAACCCAATTCAGTGCTTGTGCAATGACAAAAGTTTTGGAGGCAGAAATTAGGGAATAGACACAAAGTTAAGCTTTTTGGTGAAAAGGGACCAAATGCTTGGTGTGTTTTACATTTGACACCAGCATGAGATACTTAGAAGATGAACAACTCACCTTACGGTTCCAGTGCTTCCTCCACCAGTTGTACGAACCCGTTTCTCAATTTTCGCAAAGTCCATCTGCTTGCTCTCATCAACCTTCGCCTCGTCAACTTTCAAGTCATCCCCGTCATCTTCATCGTCAGCACTGAGTTCAACCTCCTCAGCTGTCTTGTTCTTCTCCTCGAGCTTTCTCAACTGTTGTTCCTTCAGAAACTTTTTCCGAGCTTCCTCCTTAGCCTCGTGGCGATGGACATCATATGCATGAGTTGAGGGATCATAACCATTCCATCTATCACGTTTTCCATCGTAATCCAGTTCAATTTCCTCTATTTTTTCATCAGCAGCAATGTGTTTTCCTGTGAATTTCGCTCCCAATTTTCGAGGTCTATCCACGCACGATTTAAAATCATGGGTCATGGCACCACAACTGCAGATGAATTGGAGAAAACAGGTGCATAAGAAAAAAGACTTAAACCATAGCAAGCTGAGTTATATTAATTTTCAAAAAAACATAGAACCGAAAGAGTACATAAAAAAATTCCGGTCCTTATCCCACAAAAATACAGAATAGATGATTCTCCACACGAAAAACATGTGCTTTTCTAAGACCCATAAGACAGAAACTGAGAGAGGTCGGCGGGATCATTTCAATTAACATAGAATACAGGATTTAACACAGCATACAGTCATACAAACCCAAATTAGAACAAGAAAACATTACGCagataaaaaaaaatgaactatAACCTTTAAACACTTGTCGAACAAAGCAGCCATATACGGTAAGCACACAAAACCCGAGCAGGTACAGGCAGGAAAACATGAAAAATAGAACTTACTTTGAACAAGCACCCTTCCGATAACTGGTAGCCTGATAACCCTTTTCACCTCTATTATACCATGACTTGTTACAATTATGTTCGAGTTTCCAATTCTTTTGATGATCCAAACCCTGAAGGAAACACGAGATAAGAACTTGTCAGTACTTTAGATTCCATACCACACAGCGAAATTATAGACAAATAAAGAACGATCTGTATGCATATATGTATGGGTAGATAGCTTACCGGTTGTTTATCTGCCTTAAGGTACCAAGGAGCAGCAGACATAAACTGTGGAATGTGAGGATTAATTTCTTTTCCATTTGCATCAACCTCAGCAGGCGCAAGCCCAGCTTTACGAGCTTCCTCCAATTCCAACTGCTTTCTGTGGTCTTCCCTGGATTTAAATGCCACTGCAATAGATTTCACAGAACGTAAATTAGAACCTCTATCACTTCAAAACTTCACTTTAGCAATGTGTTGCATGTCCGATGCTCCAAGTCCAACATACAATACAACACAAGGCTTTCACAAAAAATAGCCGGTCCATAGCTTAGTCGAAAGGGAGGAACATAGTTCAAGATTTTGTTCCACTTTGTTAgcactccctctgtcccggtcatttcttgtccttttccatattggagtgtctcagtcaattgttgtcctttctattttaagaataaacttgatgagcaatttaatcattcacactcaatttgttccacttgtcattgaGTAATTGGCCCCTTCCTCTttacttggtctttgtgccaaaacaaaaggacaacaattgaccgggacggagggagtaataaacaGCAGATGACACATTTACACATACTCTTACAGTCTTACTACTATTTCGTAATTCGTATCTAACATTTTCATCAAACAATAACATAAGCAATGCCGATTTCTCTAAAAGCTCCCAGCATCGCAAACCTCGATTCCAATACTACAAATCCCCTTAGAAAAAAATCCCAATTAAAAGCATTGATTCAGTTTATACTACAACAACATTCGCAAGAACTCTTACAAAATTCAAAAGAACTGTTTAATTTAGGTTTCTCTGCAGAGCAAAGGGTAAATATACGCAAGTCTATATTACTCCGATACTTCACTTTGGCTCTTGTGTACGATATTCCAATTtagaccaaaaaattgaaaacttCGCACAAAATAGCTGTATGACCTGTATCCGACACTCCGTACACCGTGAGCTAAGTGCAAAAACAATGTTTGCACAAATTGGAAACCCTAAGTTCGTAATTTGAGATGAATTATACATTAGAAGCTCAAATTTAggcataaaaatttaaaaaatgaaaCAAATTGAGAAAAAAATCGGATAACAATGGAATTGAACACATACCTGATGCAGTAGCCATGTTTGATCGGAAAAATTAAGTGATCTTTGATTTTAGTTAGGTTTGATTTGTAAGAATTAATCTAGAGAGAGAGAGCGATGAACCCTAAAATTTGTATTTGCTGATTTATATATGAAAAATAAAGAGGGCAAAATTAAGGCGGTTAATCGGTAGAATTACTTGAAATCAGTCTCGGATACACAACATATTCCTCCGGGTTTGGACTTTTGGAGTATATTAATTGTAcgcaaaatctcattatagacgacacatattcgtctataactaaagacgggtcaaatacaataccacattcctaataggacaagcaacaagtggggtggtggaGGCGTGGGgccccaaaaatgtcaccactctCAAGCTATTTGAcctgtctttagctatagacggatatatccgtctatagcaagacgaACCAAAAATAAAGTAGCCTCATATAAGATACATAAATTGTTCTATAAGACCGTTTTATACATAAAATTAACCCAATTATAAAAAAGTTGAATTAAATTAGTTATCAAAATTTGAAAGATTTTTATTTGGATAACCAAATATTTAACATAAATAAATAACTTGCAAATTTAGATAATGTTAGTTTTTATTTATCGTAAGATATAGAGTTATTAAAAGTTACTCGTAATTATTACTGTTTGCGTGTTTGGTGAGTCCGTTCTAAGTAGGGGTttatgataggctatcgcacacttatgtaaagataatatttataccctagcaaaacaaatgaatgtagtacgtaggggtcgaaccacagagagacggaagttgttaattagttgttatggagtgaattttaccTTGAGGTCGGTTATCGTTTGTTGATTGGTTGGATTAtgaaagaaaacaataatgaCAAAGAAAtaatctagggaggtcgggtcacacatgcaaattatgtaaatgctcaaattaaacataggagttgataaatcgttaattgtttaggcataaagatacccaccttacgatattagtgtcaaccatagaccgagtcctagagaaactctcgtccatagtcgtcctactacacatgcttagtctaattcaattcgttccgtgcctctcgactttagaacgaatgaacaaacttaatcaatgaataaggcctttaaacaaagattaaacattaaggtgcaaacatgtgatagaaacaattagacgatattatatcaacctaatttaacattttacaaatactttttatgcatgctcccttcattccctagacaaaagaaactactctaacatggtggaaatgtaaattaaactaatgataaatgaaaacataactagttttgtgacccgtgaaattcacgggttcggTTTAAGGATCGTTCATGCATTTTCCCCTTtagtttttttgatgatttttccaTTTTTCATTTGTGGTCTATCTCTATAATTATTTTAGCCGTTCATATTTTAGGTATGTTTTACTGAGCTAGAAAATGAGTCGTTTCTATGTATCGATAACAAAAATAAAGTTGACACGTGAGACCCTCCACGATATCTCATACTAAtatactcatattttataaaagtaaAAGATTGGAATAAAAGAACTAATAAAAGAATTTATGTAGGGTTCTAACTATTGCAATATTATGGCAAATTAATAAAAGAATTAAAAGTTAGAAAAGATGGAAAGACACACAAAGTATTTGTGTAGGGTTCTAACTATTGCAATATTATGATTGGGAAATTGAAAGGATGGGGTGTGGTTTATTTAATAGGAGATAACATATTGTGAAAGTGTAAGAGTTAAGCTCTAACTTTTCATTAATTTGTTggcgtaattttttttttctactttTTGTTGTAGCTTGATATTCAGTTATTTACGATTTTACGTCATTCTTTATTactgttttgtttttttattgtaacctattattttgttattctcattctcattactTTTGTAACCAAATGATATCATTTTTGTTCAACGTCAAATTTGATATTTTTGTTAGTCAACTTTATTGAAATGATGATATTccgtattaattaaaaaaataataagtAGTATTAAACATAGTTTATATACCTCTTTTTTTTTAGTTTGGACATAATGATGATATTTAAGACTTTAAATATTCTTCACTCATTTTTTTATAACTATTGTAacgtttaatcaaataaaaataatttaaataagGTGGGTAAATAGATAAAACATCCATTGTCACATTGAaaattaaaagtaaaaaagaTATTCTACTCATTAGTATTATGTTGTTTTGggataaaatataattaattatattaagagaaTTAATATAAATAGATTATCGCAAGtcaatatatataatatacttTCGCCATCTTATCATCAAAGCAAcaataagacaacaaaatcaaatgTATCCTATCTCATCTCATTAGTAttcaaatcataagaaaaatataggtttacccatctaaccaaattaattaaatatatagaGAATACTATATTTACACCAACTTGCCCTAGTCATATTTGTAATTTGTTGTTAATAACAATCTTAATAAATTTATTACACATTAACAATGATGAATATATTAAAAACATCCGCAAAACAATCTATCACTATTGAAAATAGATTATAAAAACTAAAGTTACAATTTAGTCAAGTTATATTACTACGAAAACGCGGGTTACAGACGGGCAAAATCCGTCAGTAACAGCCTTTTTCCGTTAGTAATTCGCTGATTATTTCCTTCACCAAAGTTTGACCACCATTCGCTGATGATATATTCAATCGTCGACTATCTCAAGTGTTTTTATATACATTCGACAATGCCTAAAACAAACTATATAATACAAATGCTTGTCGAATTCTCCACTTTTCTTCTGCTTCTCTCTTATCTCTTCATTTCCTGTCCATTTGATTCCTACACACCACAAAGTAAAGATATGAGAATTGTtgaaaaataaatcaaataaaataattaggtgaaaataaacaaactttttcattaatttgtttttgctaggAATGTGCTAGAATTTTTATCagtttattttcttttataggtgaaatattttcataaaagtaGAATATAAACAGATTAGCACTAAATTATGATTATTAAGTGGAATAATGCATGATAAATAAAAGTGTTTAAATAAGATGAGTAATTAGTCTATTGATTACTACTTTGCCTTTGccttttcattttctatttttacttttttttttttaaataaaaaataaaaaaattgatcAAACATGTAAATGTAGCTCGTCACGTGTTATTCTAGTAACTACTCAATCTAGGATTTTTATGTTActtttcattaatttttcattaatttgtttttgctaggAATATGCTAAAATATtatcaatttattttcttttataggtGAAATTTTTTCATAACGGTAGAAGATAAAAAGATTAGCACTAAATAATGATTATTAAGTTGAATAATGCATGATAAATTAAAGTgtttaaataagatgaaaaaTTAGTCTATTGATTACTACCTTGcctttttatttcctatttttactttttttttttaaataaaaaataaaaattaatctaatatgtAAATATTGCGCGTCACGTGTCATTCTACTAACTACTCAATCTAGGcttttatgttattatatagatagatatcttgaaattattaacttatactTAATGGGTATTTTTTTATTCtagttttttttagttaattaagtttaaagctgatgaaatatggatggatttttaaagaaaataagtgaattaaattaatgcaatataataataaattgataatccgtGTCATATTcatttgccaagtcacattgttattatgtacgtggctttttttcatcccatgtggcattgtctacgtggcatttttaggctagccttttaataatatttatagatgaaaatatgaataagaaattaccttgcaattggaaatggaaatggaaatggaagaacaataattgtaatataaataacttgtaaatgtgaattgttttataacttgaaatgtaaatgcgaaatgtaaataacataaataaaatttaaactaaactaaactaagagctaaTTTAAACTAACTATTAAATTTAGAGAGACTTATGAGAAATTGTATATGTGAATAGTGTGTCGAGTCCCCTTTATATAGGACTCAAGTTGAAACGTAAAGAACCAAAAATCACACGTtcccgatcggggctggcaaccccgatcggggttaccacTATCCGGGTAATTCCCAATTAATGCATGATTAAAGTCTTGTGGAATCCAAAGTTTGTTGTTAATGTGCATCACATGTTGAGAATCCTAGGAGATTTGTGTAGACTTTGTATTTGGGCGTGACTTCCTTTGACTTTGATTTCCATTTTTTCTTTTCAATCCACAACATTTGTTCATGCAAGTTCAAGCATCACTTCAAGTTGGTCCATCTTACTTCTTTGTTAGCCAAGCTTCTAGTTTACTTGCAAATGTGTAGGATTAAGCTCCTAAAAGCTCTTCTACCTACAAAACATGACAACATACAAGTagaactagaaagcaaatattagctcaataccactaaggttagtgcataaTGACATGTAAATTGGAGCTAAAATATGAGgataaaatgtatataaattggacttatcaaactcccccaagctaagccCTTTCTTGTCCTCAAGCAATAAATCATCCTAACATTGCAAATCCCAAAATAGCTAACAAACAAAATGATTCAAATCcctaaacaacatgggcataaggataagcaaCATCATGGTTGAGATTTACACGATGGCGTAGCGTGGTCGACTTCAAGTAAAGTtttcggctcttgcatgatcttttgactttcggaCTCTCACGATCCACTCATAACTCAACTTTGTGTAAAAGGACATTTTGTGATTAATCACTCAACAATCCTCGACTAATGAaagtgtgcccgcaatctaatatggtaatcaatcaaatcataagccaaaacaatcaaacgCAAGCAAAATGTGAAGCCAAAGGGTAAGAAGAAGGCTTTTTGTGACATGGGAAATAAGAGGGAACAAAAGAATTATgatatgtggagctaaggttaagctagcaacaaccataaCAAGATGCTCAATCCAACCCAAATAACCCAAATAGAAATCAATAAATTGACAAATGACTTCTTACATTACTAATCATGATAAATTCTCCATAAAATATTGATAAACACATGAGAACTCTTAATAACACAAcctcttcttcctttcttccaaactacaatactttattctttttcatttttttttctttttctcccccttttttttcattcttttcggactctttttttttttttttttcttttcttgctCCAATTCTTTCTTTCATAACTCCTGAAAATAATGACGTATCCCGCAAACCAATTTCACAATGATATAGATTTTAAAGATCATCCCAATTTTGAGCATCCCATCACCAAAAGAACTTAGCTACTAGCTTAACTAGGGTAGGCTATTTATACGTAGCTAGGAAATAAGAACATGTGAAATGGGCTAGAAAATGGGCTAATTTATCAAAGTGAAGGGCTTCAAAAATGCATAGCAAAATGAAAGCAATGCTTAAAGAGATGAATTAAAGACcgtacttgtgcgttttgatgtaatacacaccataaggagacctaccactcacctaagtgagaccggatatggatgcgtcGGCCTAAGGAAGCTCTACCTTACCATGttgtggcttgccaaaagtcaagatcaagcttacTTGGTCCAAAatccatcttccacctactatgtcaagacatcctcaTGCATGCTAAACCCCGTCAAACATAGTGAATCAAAAGCTATCAAGCTAAACATGGGATAAACAAAGAggcataagtaggacaagcaaagaattagaagcaaaaattcacataaatttttcaaaaattctcattaaatctatactaactaaatgcaaactaactaatatgtaaatgcaatctccccccaagctaaacataacattgtcctcaatgtgccaacaattgaATTACCCAACATAACCTGACTGGAACCCTTTAAGTCCGGGTTTGAACCAGACCGGCTTTACTTTTATGGGTATATTGAGCTTTTTTAACTGTGAACCGCACTGAAGACCGGTCACCATATTTTTGGGACAGAGACCAGACGGGTATGTATCCGTTCTGGCCCAGACCGGGCCGGTCCTGTTTACCTATCCGGGCcaccttttttttcttctttttggaACGTCCGGGCCACTTTTTGAACACCCCTAGTTTTTACATTGCAGGAAGGTCTTCTAGAAGAGGTAAGGTATAAGAATATATCGAGCAGTGGAGTATACATCTACATATTCCTTCATGATGAGTTTGTTGACAAtatataaaatcttattaaaaagTTAACCTATAAAATGTCACATGACAAGTTTAATTGTGATGTGAcaacttttaatgtgacatggcaaaaaaaaaagtgatatagattaccaatttaaaaaaattaaaaaatataagttaaattttttttaaaaaataataggtataaacacaaaaaagaaagaaaaaaaatattgtaaaccattgatcttctcttataatttttgttatttatttactttgtttatttaaccattatttcttttatttaatgaaatgacattttaactttcctttcatcattactatatatatactccgtatttatataacatattttttatttccctttcattcataaaattttgagagaattagtaatagaatagaatttttcatatataactattatattcgccttaattttcaattttattcaaaaaatagcacctaaagtatacatagaaaagtaaattattttgttattattttttgtgtttgtattaatattgcagaagaatgaattttcaactttattcaaaaaattggtaggtaaggtataATAGAGaaggtttttatttttattatgttttgaattaattagaatcttattatttttttttgtgtttttgtattaatattataggaggatgacatactcacgTATCAATAACAATGCACGAGATTGGAAAAAATGGTTATGGATCTTCTTTACAGATTTTTACTTTGTTTGGatgactctttcatttttgtcggTTTTTCTTTTTTCTACAATAGTGTGCTAAGCTTACATGAGCAAAAAAAGTTGCCACATGGCAATCTTTAATTGGCGGGAAATTTTCTTTAAACTATCAAAGTTTTTTTGGTTTTAAAATGATTATTAACTTAATTTACCTATTTACagaatttaaaaaatattttgttAATCATAATTTTTTGTTCTCTACAAATAAGAGATCACACTTAATATATTTTAGAgctaattttaattttattattttctttTAAAGTGGCCAAGTGGTATATATTTTTCCGGTTTTAATCATAAATATATTTATAactattatcaaaataaaattatgaTGTAAGGATATAATAAAAATACGTGATGTTAAGTAGGTTAAGGGGGGGTTGCAGGAACAACTGATAAAACAACAAAATTAAGAACTAGGTCTTAGCTTGTAAGTAGGTTAAGAAGTATATATATTTGTATTTTAATGTAGGAAGCAGGTCTAAGTAGGGCTGCAGGAACAACTGATAGACAtgatgcgtcccttggaagaggcgcagtggttactgcgtctgttcctgaggtgagttctggctgtgaagtcagaactgcgggttgttaatgttcgtttgtgaatttaatgattgattatcgatTTTTGACTTgggtgaaagtgatttaacatggTAATAACATATGaaaaccgtcataaaagcgataaaacgaattaaaacggatCGAAACGAATTGTAAACGAATTATAACTAATTAGGTTAATTACAAAGACGGGAACGATTTTGAAAGACGTGATAAACTGGAAATAAACGATAAAAATATATACAAaggacgaatcccagaaacttgatatgaacaaatcgagtctctaaaaatccgggtttTGATTtgatggcgaaaacccgcaaatatcgattataagggatttaaaccgAAAATAAAACATGATAATTATTAAGAACGAACAAAAAAATATTATGTATGAAGAAAAGGggagaaaataagaaaagaaaacaaaagggaACGAACTAGCagagaaccgaggaagaagaagaaaagcatgaactgcggcagcctctgaaagaggcgcaacagatgccgCGTTCCTTCTCTAGGTCAGTTTACTGCTGATCCGTAAAAAAAGTTTAATaatagggttttagaaatcggttttaagcatgcttttgacgtaaatcttacattaattggtacaataaataaaaatacaataaaagatgggatttacaccctcagacttacatgtttgacgaaacaagattaactaagttaacgtatagtgattgctcaactcgaatgtatgtagaaagtgctctcgttagaggatttagattaaattgattgatgtgtagtggtcaaattggtcggtcatgcaacgtgactggaactcagaatgatctgagtttacttggtcgattgatcaagcacgtaggcgtcgaatgcTTAGaggcttagagcacggtcttagaatgcaaagggagaagagaacggcggacactcgcgtgtggaatgaaggtccctatttatattaaaaaatatggagagttatggaatgactcaaactttggaaagaaatctcGAAAAAAATCTGAAAACTGGCAGAAAatggctggggaagaggcgcagcagctgcgttatttccccagaggtttcctcctgcggaaaaaAGAATTatgcgtttcttttatggaattgcggtggatctctacttccttattctttaaaataagattttcgggatatattttaccaaaagatataaaattaatttatggaataaatatccggaatatttcGACTCGCATTTTTaagggtttcttagaaaatgaagcggtttttgacccggactccaaatgaactctaattattatcaaaacgaccgtattggcgcgtagatgacgaccaaggggtagacacaaatatttgagctatcacttggcgataaacttacggactgtcataaatcgttccgtgtaccaaacatgcggcccaatcatcactaggtggatggcgggaggtgcagaaatgaggtatctacaacttttgattactatgcctcgggtaaccgagatggtagcattctcatgcattaggtgatcttggtaaggcaccttggtgtatgggggtttTACACTACCCCTTTTAGTCTATTTGTCGACTTC contains the following coding sequences:
- the LOC141652927 gene encoding pre-mRNA-splicing factor SLU7-like, which codes for MATASVAFKSREDHRKQLELEEARKAGLAPAEVDANGKEINPHIPQFMSAAPWYLKADKQPGLDHQKNWKLEHNCNKSWYNRGEKGYQATSYRKGACSNCGAMTHDFKSCVDRPRKLGAKFTGKHIAADEKIEEIELDYDGKRDRWNGYDPSTHAYDVHRHEAKEEARKKFLKEQQLRKLEEKNKTAEEVELSADDEDDGDDLKVDEAKVDESKQMDFAKIEKRVRTTGGGSTGTVRNLRIREDTAKYLLNLDVNSAYYDPKTRSMREDPLPDVDSSEKFYAGDNQNRLTGQSMEFKQLNLHAWEAFDKGQDVHMQAAPSQAELCFKNFKVANYQLKSHVKETIEEKYGTAATEEEIPRELLHGQSEEQVEYDRAGRIIKGQEIALPKSKYEEDVYTNNHTSAWGSWWKDLKWGYKCCKQTIRNSYCTGAAGIEAAEASGDLMKANIARKEASEDRPAAVEERRLATWGTDVPDDLVLNDKKLAEALKKEDKRKREETDERKRKFNVNYDDSVTPEEMEAYRMKKVHHDDPMKEFL